In Carassius auratus strain Wakin unplaced genomic scaffold, ASM336829v1 scaf_tig00000254, whole genome shotgun sequence, the following proteins share a genomic window:
- the LOC113068835 gene encoding uncharacterized protein LOC113068835, translating to MKRAESLESLSEELGEAKEIIERMKKQRRICKWMSIILWMLIILGLLLLILIRVSFVLEWRIFTNSLILAEILVQQQNVSGFEVSVWATVKGNRTKIENKTIGFWRWLDNLHDKKNDYYMVRKPKVKLKSTVKIKHWHSSDIEVYEENSFIQEQEGNRTIKYFIGSTYRTSENEELGGCWIFRSAKDYNPWTIRQCKYKGTVKRSKRDKNMDKIKSAAGIRENVEKWIETNGMLFKEGNFIVLTTVRDRSVGSRKTGYAELEITSETRISLELNKTVPWIWKRRLALPRVKFNFKIGYWEIDEVKWETDVYLIKMEIKETLQTEIEIKNYYEDKVKQIEQCVRKEMGKKYHGQKYKYIKTDSVDFSYAHFCDKDEENMDCDDFCNGTDPITGNKTNENLSIKRRLYLKRLNLNRRKDKEGIYRNNLVFFSDAVFGLLGNECGSIIEKCSSGHDQITINQIASVLCYWSKGIVPLPWTFKRSKLANKYEMTYGTGGVIRIVSRNPQWKMFYGPVYYATNSMLRYRVPKGGKNVPLTKLDAIAIDDLSLTIERRNWKENWCKAKDKNYYLGLNWLRNDLCNTSIEIKGQKIKGGPRWFEDPGEFVKKGVEGVKKAAETVFNFVTTDLWSSLINLFIRAGWYILYGGLIVLGLVIIMVIMKCFCASLGQRMMSRKDNGDVLTVLGKLIDFQAKGHKRIKRTKKHDLEKPLL from the coding sequence ATGAAGAGAGCAGAGTCACTCGAGAGCCTCTCAGAAGAGCTGGGGGAGGCCAAAGAAATCATCGAGAGGATGAAGAAACAACGGCGCATCTGCAAATGGATGAGTATAATACTGTGGATGTTAATAATtctaggattattattattaatattaattagagtGAGCTTTGTTCTAGAGTGGAGAATTTTTACTAATTCTTTGATATTAGCTGAGATTTTAGTTCAACAACAAAATGTTTCAGGATTTGAAGTTTCTGTATGGGCAACTGTTAAAGGAAACAGAACTAAAATAGAGAACAAAACAATAGGTTTTTGGAGATGGCTAGATAATCTCCATGACAAGAAGAATGATTACTACATGGTTAGAAAACCAAAGGTCAAACTAAagagcactgtaaaaataaaacattggcaCAGTAGTGACATTGAAGTATATGAAGAAAATAGTTTTATCCAAGAACAAGAAGGGAATAggactattaaatattttataggttCTACCTATAGAACAAGTGAAAATGAGGAACTAGGGGGATGTTGGATATTTAGATCAGCAAAAGATTATAACCCCTGGACAATAAGACAGTGTAAATATAAAGGTACTGTTAAAAGAAGTAAGAGAGATAAAaatatggataaaataaaaagtgcagcAGGAATAagggaaaatgttgaaaaatggatAGAAACCAATGGTATGTTATTTAAAGAAGGAAATTTCATTGTGTTAACGACAGTAAGAGACCGATCAGTAGGATCAAGAAAAACAGGATATGCAGAACTAGAAATTACATCTGAAACCAGAATTAGTTTAGAGTTAAATAAAACCGTACCATGGATATGGAAAAGGAGATTAGCTTTACCtagagtaaaatttaatttcaaaataggtTACTGggaaatagatgaagttaaatgGGAAACTGATGTATATCTaatcaaaatggaaataaaagaaacattacaaacagaaatagaaattaaaaactattatgaaGATAAGGTGAAACAAATAGAACAATGTGTTAGAAAAGAAATGGGTAAAAAATACCatggacaaaaatacaaatacattaagaCTGATAGTGTTGATTTTTCCTATGCTCACTTTTGTGACAAAGATGAAGAGAATATGGACTGTGATGATTTCTGTAATGGTACAGATCCAATCACAGGGAATAAAACAAATGAGAACTTAAGTATAAAGAGAAGGTTATACTTGAAAAGATTAAACCTTAATAGAAGGAAAGACAAAGAaggtatttatagaaacaatttagttttctTTAGTGATGCTGTTTTTGGATTATTAGGAAACGAGTGTGGGAGTATTATTGAAAAATGCTCATCAGGACATGATCAAATTACTATTAATCAAATAGCATCAGTGCTATGTTATTGGAGTAAGGGAATAGTTCCCTTACCTTGGACTTTTAAGAGAAGTAAACTGGCTAACAAATATGAAATGACTTATGGAACTGGAGGGGTAATAAGAATCGTTAGTAGGAACCCTCAgtggaaaatgttttatggaCCAGTATATTATGCAACAAATAGCATGTTAAGGTATAGAGTTCCAAAAGGAGGGAAAAATGTACCCTTAACTAAATTAGATGCTATAGCAATTGATGATTTGTCACTAACAATTGAAAGAAGAAATTGGAAGGAAAATTGGTGCAAAGCAAAAGATAAAAATTATTATCTGGGTTTAAACTGGTTGAGAAATGATCTATGTAATACTAGCATAGAGATCAAAGGTCAGAAAATAAAAGGAGGACCAAGATGGTTTGAAGATCCTGGAGAATTTGTGAAAAAAGGAGTGGAAGGTGTGAAAAAGGCAGCTGAAACTGTGTTTAATTTTGTTACAACGGATTTATGGAGTAGTCTAATTAATCTCTTTATTAGAGCCGGATGGTACATTTTATATGGGGGATTAATTGTATTAGGACTAGTTATAATAATGGTTATTATGAAATGTTTCTGTGCATCTCTAGGCCAAAGAATGATGTCCAGAAAAGACAATGGAGATGTATTAACGGTATTAGGAAAATTAATAGATTTTCAAGCTAAAGGGCATAAACGTATTAAACGAACAAAGAAGCATGACTTAGAAAAACCGTTATTGTAG
- the LOC113068957 gene encoding collagen alpha-1(XIV) chain-like, producing the protein MASKGTNNGTARNENKTEAGGFLIPEIPDSGFQGPAVMIQEPGGPLSGMSFRQFLDLVSLPGIERRVLLQNLLPDTRYSVLVTAEYRNREGGSASAQGKTTSLRVSSVSVVRSDHSSICVSWRPVPAVSGYRIVIQALRDKQTKEEIVDAASSSHCFSELQPETVYRISVHSRVGTVEGAAVTILHPTATAPVRIQVPPRLHPIQREVCPETTVRNHVVKGFDMMEAFGLTQRAHSTIEGVAAEPFIFSTLPSYTLYRDVQLTQSTGFIHPAGFSPEHTISIAFRLLQDSPREPFALWQLTDNDFQPKMGVVLDPEKKVLLYFSLDYRGEIQELTFDQPQVHSVFYGSFHKIHFSVSQVSVSLSVDCQRVGERPARPLGTLPTDGFEMLGKLVRTRGPNSGSAAFQLQSFEIVCNTTWASEDNCCDLPSQRDEESCPAPAYACTCTTDVPGAPGDTGPPGRPGPRGEKGDKGEVGQKGEVGPPGKPGPEGGFGTLGAAGPRGITVMGKVGPPGARGEKGDIGRPGSQGLPGPPGQKGEEGMPGPKGTRGVEGNIGSPGITGPRGFQGLPGHPGPMGERGPLGPLGPTGLPGSKGERGEKGEPQSLAMIYQLVTQACEKLVHNEVLKLDAFLNEMNRKPVPIQEPVAPPGEPGIPGGRGPPGARGPQGRQGSRGESGKPGYPGEQGRRGMHGEKGSPGANAVGPQGIKGFAGPPGEAKIGEPGPKGEAGNVGPPGIPGAPGQQGEMGPPGVCDSSGCYQGPPAAEDPFPGYQP; encoded by the exons ATGGCATCCAAGGGGACAAACAATGGAACCGCAAGGAATGAGAATAAGACAGAGGCCGGAGGATTTCTGATTCCTGAAATCCCTGATAGTGGATTCCAG GGCCCAGCAGTGATGATCCAGGAGCCCGGTGGCCCACTGAGTGGGATGAGCTTCAGACAGTTCCTAGATCTG GTGTCATTGCCCGGCATCGAGAGGCGCGTCCTGCTGCAGAATCTCCTGCCTGACACTCGTTACAGTGTGCTGGTGACTGCTGAGTACCGCAATAGAGAGGGTGGCAGCGCCTCAGCCCAGGGGAAGacca CCAGTCTACGAGTGAGCAGCGTGAGTGTGGTGCGGTCTGACCACTCCAGTATATGTGTGTCCTGGAGGCCCGTGCCAGCGGTCAGTGGCTATCGCATAGTCATCCAGGCCCTCAGAG ATAAACAGACTAAAGAGGAAATAGTAGATGCTGCTAGCAGCAGTCACTGTTTCTCTGAGCTGCAGCCGGAAACGGTCTACCGCATCAGTGTGCACTCCCGTGTGGGAACAGTAGAGGGCGCTGCGGTCACGATCCTTCACCCTACTG CAACTGCTCCAGTGAGAATTCAGGTTCCTCCTCGGCTGCATCCCATACAAAGAGAAG TGTGTCCTGAGACGACGGTCAGAAATCATGTGGTTAAAG GCTTCGACATGATGGAAGCGTTCGGTCTTACTCAGAGAGCACACTCTACCATTGAAGGTGTGGCAGCTGAACCTTTCATCTTCAGCACCTTACCCAGTTACACCCTCTACAGAGACGTACAGCTGACCCAGAGCACAGG CTTCATTCATCCGGCTGGCTTCTCTCCAGAACACACCATCAGCATAGCCTTCAGGCTCTTGCAGGATTCACCCAGGGAGCCCTTCGCCCTCTGGCAGCTCACGGACAATGACTTCCAGCCCAAGATGGGGGTGGTGCTGGACC CTGAGAAGAAGGTTCTGCTGTATTTCAGTCTGGACTACAGAGGAGAGATACAGGAACTGACCTTCGACCAGCCACAAGTCCACTCAGTTTTCTACGGAAGCTTTCATAAG ATCCATTTTTCGGTCAGTCAGGTGAGTGTATCTCTGTCTGTAGACTGCCAGCGGGTTGGCGAGAGGCCCGCACGCCCCCTGGGAACTTTGCCCACTGATGGTTTTGAGATGTTGGGCAAACTAGTGAGGACACGTGGACCTAACAGTGGATCTGCGGCG TTCCAGCTGCAGTCCTTTGAGATTGTGTGCAACACTACTTGGGCATCAGAAGACAACTGCTGTGATCTGCCCTCACAG AGAGACGAGGAGAGCTGTCCTGCCCCTGCTTATGCATGCACCTGCACCACCGACGTCCCTGGAGCACCTGGAGACACAGGGCCACCT GGGAGACCTGGCCCTCGTGGGGAGAAGGGAGACAAAGGAGAGGTGGGACAAAAG GGAGAGGTGGGCCCACCTGGTAAACCGGGCCCTGAGGGCGGCTTTGGCACGCTTGGAGCTGCTGGTCCACGGGGAATAACTGTAATGGGCAAAGTG GGCCCACCAGGAGCAAGAGGGGAAAAAGGAGACATTGGAAGGCCTGGGAGCCAG GGTTTACCAGGGCCCCCTGGTCAAAAAGGTGAAGAGGGCATGCCTGGTCCTAAG GGCACCAGAGGAGTGGAGGGTAACATCGGTAGCCCAGGAATCACAGGCCCAAGA GGCTTCCAGGGTTTGCCTGGTCATCCAGGGCCAATGGGAGAGAGAGGGCCATTAGGTCCCCTAGGGCCCACC GGTCTTCCTGGAAGTAAGGGTGAGAGAGGCGAGAAG GGTGAGCCACAGTCTCTTGCCATGATCTACCAACTTGTTACACAGGCCTGCGAAAAACTTGTGCACA ATGAAGTGTTGAAGTTGGATGCTTTTCTAAATGAGATGAATCGAAAGCCAGTGCCCATCCAGGAACCAGTAGCACCACCAGGAGAGCCTGGGATACCAGGGGGAAGGGGGCCACCTGGAGCCCGAGGCCCTCAGGGTCGACAAGGAAGCAGAGGAGAGTCTGGGAAACCAGGGTACCCTGGTGAGCAGG GACGCAGAGGGATGCATGGTGAGAAGGGCTCTCCAGGAGCAAATGCGGTGGGACCACAAGGAATAAAAGGATTTGCAG GACCTCCGGGTGAAGCTAAAATAGGGGAACCAGGTCCCAAAGGTGAGGCTGGTAATGTAGGACCACCGGGTATTCCAGGAGCTCCAGGTCAGCAAGGAGAAATGGGTCCCCCTGGTGTATGCGACAGCAGTGGATGTTATCAAGGACCCCCGGCTGCAG AGGATCCATTCCCTGGATACCAGCCTTGA
- the LOC113068837 gene encoding dolichol-phosphate mannosyltransferase subunit 1-like, producing MASRRGNAKTAEQSDKYSVLLPTYNERENLPLIVWLLVKYFGESGYNYEIIVIDDGSPDGTLQIAEQLQKIYGADKILLRPREKKLGLGTAYIHGIKHASGNFVIIMDADLSHHPKFIAQFIEKQKEGGYDLVSGTRYRGDGGVYGWDLCRKLISRGANFVTQVLLRPGASDLTGSFRLYKKEVLEKLVEQCVSKGYVFQMEMIVRARQLGYTVGEVPISFVDRVYGESKLGGNEIVSFLKGLLTLFATT from the exons ATGGCGAGCAGGAGAGGAAATGCGAAGACCGCAGAGCAGTCTGACAAGTATTCTGTTCTGCTGCCAACCTACAACGAGAGAGAAAACCTCCCATTGATTGTGTGGTTGCTGGTGAAGTACTTTGGCGAGAG TGGATACAACTACGAGATCATCGTGATTGATGATGGCAGTCCAGACGGGACGCTGCAGATCGCCGAGCAGCTGCAGAAGATCTACGGCGCTGACAAGATT CTCCTGAGACCGCGAGAAAAAAAACTGGGATTAG GAACGGCTTACATCCACGGCATTAAACACGCGTCAGGAAACTTTGTTATCATTATGGATGCAGATCTCTCACATCAT CCAAAGTTTATTGCACAGTTCATTGA aaAACAGAAAGAAGGAGGATATGACCTGGTGTCTGGAACAAGGTACAGAGGAGACGGTGGTGTATATGGATGGGATCTGTGCCGGAAACTGATCAG TCGAGGTGCAAACTTTGTAACACAAGTGCTGCTCAGACCAGGAGCATCTGATCTTACGGGGAGTTTTAG GCTTTATAAGAAAGAGGTTCTTGAAAAACTAGTGGAGCAGTGTGTGTCAAAAGGCTATGTGTTCCAGATGGAGATGATTGTCCGTGCTAGACAGCTGGGCTATACTGTTGGAGAG GTTCCTATTTCGTTTGTGGACCGTGTTTATGGAGAGTCCAAATTGGGTGGAAATGAAATTGTCTCCTTCCTGAAAGGATTGCTCACTCTTTTTGCCACTACATGA
- the LOC113068836 gene encoding activity-dependent neuroprotector homeobox protein-like: MFQLPVNNLSSLRKARKNVKKVLGDIGLEFCREHIDDYKDFVPNEFYIKNTTWDDVCMWDPSMTKSQEYRTKPFCCSGCTFSSKFFSAYKSHFRNVHSEDFENRILLNCPYCTYSGNKKTLETHIRLFHMPNNVMRQNAGGLQGAGVGLKDGARLDKTRDNIEQAVYYCKKCTYRDPLYNVVRKHIYREHFQHVAAPYLVRPGEKTTPANGTTAGSGTGSNTDSGGTNSTSTGIHCKRCLFVPRTYEALVQHVIEDHERIGYQVTAMIGHTNVVVPRVKPVIMVSTKAQGDKGIIGIMPKGTVVTGVRPLSAQQLSRIVIPKGSLNSSGLLSGIHLKQGAFGLKPGTTQSLTIGGQQVQLSVPQQSQTSKPQLSASLRSSVSVSSSPSILKIPQLNSRVQAAATTVSSVTSKKGDSVIGTSYTQKWKICTICNELFPENVYSSHFEKEHKAEKVPAVANYIMKIHNFTSKCLYCNRYLPSDTLLNHMLIHGLSCPHCRATFNDVEKMVTHMRGVHPNESVGPRTESPLTFDLTLQQGNPKNVQLIVTTYNMRDAPEESVAFHAQNNTLPPSLQGNKPVMPPVPKISLDSSDAIPAKGTLQTAVPYKKDVGKTLCPLCFSILKGPISDSLAHHLRDRHQVIQTVHPVEKKLTYKCIHCLGVYTSNMTASTITLHLVHCRGVSKTQNGRPAPSARVAQAQGAGLKRAGLANFDQTEPKRQKSASDDQTGQSPPLSADKQDEPVVFALDPKGYENESYETRKAFLTQYFNRQPYPTRREVEKLASSLWLWKSDIASHFSNRRRRCMLNCETLNTRVLLGFKMEDITDLQHPMNFESKCYFKNHNHEHKRRTTRYRIGRSSNAIRLRQKATTNGDLQHKHGTLTRVSAKASLYSNGQKDIIGSNCNDSIKSTLKPGALVNSEPIAVDSDSDNEENVQTAQSLSRDKPETNDQVDNSDSDIREDAHSENGYGSKDLLDETKLQKGECQSGITNKLEQSETQLTKQQV; this comes from the exons ATGTTTCAACTCCCAGTGAACAACCTCAGCAGTCTAAGGAAAGCTAGGAAGAATGTGAAAAAAGTGCTGGGTGACATTGGCTTGGAGTTTTGCAGGGAACACATTGAT GACTATAAGGACTTTGTTCCCAATGAGTTCTACATTAAGAACACCACATGGGATGATGTGTGCATGTGGGATCCCTCAATGACCAAATCACAA GAGTACCGCACAAAGCCGTTCTGTTGTTCAGGATGTACATTCTCCTCCAAGTTTTTCTCCGCCTACAAGAGTCACTTTCGTAATGTGCACAGCGAGGACTTTGAAAACCGCATTCTCCTTAACTGCCCCTATTGCACTTACAGTGGGAACAAAAAGACTTTGGAGACACACATCAGACTGTTTCATATGCCCAACAATGTCATGCGCCAGAATGCAGGAGGACTTCAGGGGGCAGGGGTTGGCTTGAAGGATGGTGCTCGTTTGGATAAGACACGTGACAATATAGAGCAAGCAGTGTACTACTGCAAGAAATGCACTTACAGGGACCCACTGTATAATGTGGTGCGAAAGCATATCTACCGGGAACATTTCCAGCACGTAGCGGCACCATATTTAGTGAGGCCTGGTGAGAAGACaacaccagccaatgggacaacTGCAGGCTCTGGAACAGGAAGCAATACTGATTCTGGTGGTACCAACAGTACGAGCACAGGCATCCACTGCAAACGGTGCCTCTTTGTGCCTCGCACCTATGAAGCCCTTGTGCAGCATGTCATTGAGGACCATGAGCGCATTGGTTATCAAGTTACTGCTATGATTGGACACACCAATGTTGTGGTACCTCGGGTGAAGCCTGTGATTATGGTGTCCACTAAAGCTCAGGGTGATAAGGGGATTATTGGTATAATGCCAAAGGGTACCGTCGTGACTGGGGTACGGCCTTTATCCGCTCAGCAACTGAGTCGTATTGTTATTCCTAAAGGGAGTTTGAACTCAAGTGGGCTCCTGTCGGGTATTCACTTGAAGCAGGGGGCATTTGGTCTGAAGCCTGGGACTACACAATCCTTGACCATTGGGGGACAACAGGTGCAGCTTTCAGTCCCACAGCAGTCTCAAACTAGCAAACCACAGCTTTCTGCTAGTCTTCGTAGTTCAGTTTCTGTATCATCATCCCCTTCCATACTGAAGATCCCTCAACTGAACTCCCGAGTTCAGGCAGCAGCTACTACGGTGTCATCTGTTACTTCCAAGAAAGGCGACTCTGTCATCGGCACGTCGTACACTCAAAAATGGAAGATCTGCACCATTTGCAATGAGCTCTTTCCAGAAAATGTGTATAGTTCGCATTTTGAAAAAGAGCACAAAGCAGAGAAGGTACCAGCGGTGGCCAACTACATCATGAAAATTCACAACTTCACTAGTAAATGCCTATACTGTAATCGGTACCTACCTAGCGACACGCTTCTTAACCACATGTTAATACATGGCTTATCTTGCCCGCACTGCAGGGCCACGTTCAATGATGTGGAAAAAATGGTGACTCATATGCGAGGGGTGCATCCCAATGAATCTGTTGGGCCACGGACAGAATCCCCACTTACATTTGACCTCACGCTTCAGCAGGGAAATCCCAAGAATGTCCAGCTGATCGTCACCACATATAACATGCGGGATGCCCCAGAAGAATCGGTGGCATTTCATGCCCAAAACAATACATTACCACCATCATTGCAGGGGAACAAACCGGTTATGCCACCAGTCCCAAAGATATCCCTAGATTCCTCAGACGCCATACCAGCTAAGGGTACACTGCAGACAGCCGTACCTTATAAGAAGGATGTAGGCAAAACCCTTTGTCCTCTCTGCTTTTCAATTCTTAAGGGACCTATTTCAGATTCTCTAGCTCACCATTTACGTGACCGCCATCAAGTCATACAAACGGTTCATCCTGTGGAGAAGAAGTTGACCTACAAATGCATCCATTGCCTTGGTGTCTACACTAGTAACATGACCGCTTCCACGATCACTTTGCATCTTGTGCACTGTCGCGGTGTCAGCAAAACTCAGAATGGCCGACCTGCTCCATCCGCAAGAGTTGCACAGGCCCAGGGGGCTGGTCTCAAACGTGCAGGATTAGCAAACTTCGACCAAACTGAGCCAAAGAGACAGAAGTCTGCAAGCGATGACCAGACTGGGCAGAGTCCACCACTTTCAGCTGACAAACAAGATGAACCTGTAGTCTTTGCCTTGGACCCAAAGGGTTATGAGAATGAGTCCTACGAGACACGAAAAGCTTTCCTCACTCAGTACTTCAACAGGCAGCCTTACCCCACTCGCCGAGAGGTGGAGAAGCTTGCATCCAGTCTCTGGCTTTGGAAATCCGACATTGCGAGCCATTTCTCAAATCGAAGGAGGAGATGTATGCTGAATTGTGAGACCTTAAACACTCGGGTCCTGCTGGGATTTAAAATGGAAGACATTACAGATTTGCAACATCCCATGAACTTTGAGTCAAAATGCTATTTCAAGAACCATAATCATGAACATAAAAGACGAACTACTAGATATCGGATAGGCCGATCTTCCAATGCCATTCGCTTACGGCAAAAAGCTACAACCAATGGTGACCTGCAGCATAAGCATGGGACACTAACAAGGGTTTCCGCCAAAGCCTCACTCTACTCCAATGGTCAAAAGGACATCATAGGGAGTAACTGCAATGATTCAATAAAGAGCACCTTAAAGCCTGGAGCACTTGTCAATTCTGAACCAATTGCTGTGGACTCTGACAGTGATAATGAGGAGAATGTGCAGACTGCACAGTCACTTAGTAGGGACAAACCAGAGACAAATGATCAAGTAGATAACAGTGACTCTGACATCAGGGAGGACGCTCACAGTGAAAATGGTTATGGGTCAAAAGACTTGTTAGACGAAACAAAACTGCAAAAGGGAGAGTGTCAGTCAGGTATCACAAACAAGCTTGAACAATCAGAGACCCAGTTAACCAAGCAACAGGTCTGA